One Sporosarcina sp. ANT_H38 genomic window, GCATACCAGCAACAACCGAGTCGTGGCTCGACTTGCTCAACAATTAACATCTTTACTTACAATTCAATCACGCCATTGTGTAATAGTTATATTGATTCTCTCCATTTTCCTTCGACATATTCAAGGCGCTATCTACTTGTATATAAAGCGTATCTGCTTCATCTATTCTCACCTTCGAAAAACAGACAAGAATAATTCGTTATCTATGCAATTAGCACTGACTTTTGCCTTTCCTTTTCGGAGACAAAAAACCCTTCCTATAATGAAACCAGAAGGGCTTAATATTTACTATTCAAAATTAGAGATTCGCCAGTACTGCCACGCAATTACCTCGGACATCCACGCGAGCCCCTTACTTTCCGCTTGGTGAATTGAAACCCAGTCGTTTACATCACCACGCATCAGGTAAATCTCATGATGAGGCGCCTGATCGTGGTAGCCCCCCATATCAAATGTCCCGTCCCGCCGCATAACTGCCCGTACTTCATAGTTGATGTCAGGTGCCGTTGTAAGAGGGTTGCCAACAGCATGCATGAGATGGAATCCCGCTTCTTCCTTCCCATGATTTGTCCGTTTCAATGTAATCCCATCGTGTGAAGCAGTTGCTTGTTTCCTAAAACGTTTCAAAGTGTCACAGACAAGCGACTGACCAACATCTCTCGTAAACGTCAGCGGAGAACGTTCGAGATCATATGCCAGTTCGACGTCGACTCGTGTACGATAACTGGCTCCATTTGAATCGAATCCCCTATCATCTCCTTTAAAATAACGATTTCGCGACAAAATATTCGGATTCAAAACCCAGTCATCCTTCAAAAACGTCATGTAGCGGAATGCCCATCTATCTACATTCGGGGGACGGACTCTGTCTTGAACAGGCTTCAGCAACTCCTTCGGTTTGGCGATGGCCTTTGTCACCGAAAACCGTTCTATCGTTGCTGCTTCCTTCGATGAAACCGGATTCAACATCCCAAAAATAGTGGAGACAACCGATTGAAACACGTTGAATCGTTCTCCTGACTTCGCAAGCGAACGCTTAGATTCAATGGTATACGTATAGATTTCATCCAACGAAAAATCCCTGTCAATGTAACGATTGTCGACCACCGTTGCCAAATGCTTCCCGTTTCGGTAAACGTCATATTCAACGACATCTTTAATTTCCTCCCAAGACAACGCAATTTGCGTCTTTGCAACAATCGTTGTCATGACAAGCGACTGGAGCGGACTTTCTTTGTTTTTCTGTTCTGCAAATGCTGACGTTTGCAATGCAATAACCTCTACAACAATACCCTCTTCAACACGTTCGATTACGTAATTATATAGTTTCGCATGCTTGAAATCACCGTCACTAAATTCGGAAACAGTTCCTTCATACAAATGATGTCCATCTTTATAGACGTTGTAGGTTCCTCCGACATCATTCCATGTAAAATAAATCAAATCCGCCTTATGCAAAACAGTTTGTATTTCAAATGATTTCTTCATCCGCACATCACACCCCTCACTTGGAAGTGTGGTGTATTTCGCGAATGGTTAAACATTACATTTCAATACCTGTTAACGAAAGAAGAACTGCGCCTTTTAAACGACTTGCTGCTTCTCCAGGATCTTTTTCTTCCGAAATTGCGGAAATAACTGCTACCCCTGATGCGCCAGCTTTAATGACAGCGCCAGCTCTGCGTTCTGAAATCCCGCCAATCGCAACAATTGGTAATCCAGGTAGCAACGATGCCACCTCCCTAATTGTGTCAATTCCAATAACAGGGTGCATATCTGTTTTCGTCTGCGTCTCGTAAACTGGACCCAGACCGATATAATCAGCACCAGCATCAGCTGCCGCCATCGCTTCCTTTACATTATGCGCAGAAACACCAATCAGCATATCTGGACCGACCTTGTCACGCACAACTGATATATATCCGTCTTCCTGCCCGATATGAATACCATCCGCACCCATTTCAATCGCAAGCTCTATATCATCATTAACGATGAAGGGTACACTATTTTGTTCACATAATTGCTGACACGCCCGTGCGAAAGTCTTCAATTCTGCACCAGTTAACGCACCGTGCCCTTTTTCACGTAATTGAAAGCTCGTAACGCCGCCTTTAAGCGCCTCTTCTAAGACATGCAACGGATCGCGTCCCGCCAAATTCACCGTGCCCATGATGAAATACAAGTTAACTGTTTGCTTATCCATAAACTACAACCCCTTCCATTGTCTTATTGCCAAGGCGTCCATATGTCCAATGATTTGTCGGACCATGACCGCCACCAATCTCCAATCCATCTTCAATTGCTACGTGGATGAAACATTTTGCAGAAACAACTGCATTCGCCGCCGTTTCCCCATTTGGCCGAAAATGCTGTCAGTGCCGCTGAATACGTGCACCCGGTTGCCTGCCCGCCCCCATGAACAAATCTTCTGCATATCGCGCTTCTTTCCGACGGCCCCCTTTAATGAGAACTGCCCTGGCGCTCAATGCTATTATATGTTTCGCTGCTTTCTCTATGTCTGCAGCCGTTTTTATCCATTCCAGCAAGCACTTCTGCCTCCGGAATAGTAGATGTAACAATAGCCGCAAGGGGTATAAGCACCTTCTTCAATGCTTCAATAACCCCCTGTATTTGCGCTTAACTAATAGTCGGATCAGTCGGTTGTATTGCAGACACCCAAATCTATTTTGCGCTGTTAACGCCGTCAATGCCGTTATACCAAACACACCTAATTCCTGAAATGTCTTCAAGTTCGCCTGTACACCTGCCCCGCCACCACTATCCGTCGCGCACCAAATATGTAAGTGCACAATGGAGTCCAGTGAAAACGCTTTGGCTACTACTAAGAAGGCGCCTTCGCTTAATTCATACATGTATTCATAGGTTCAACATATATAGTAAGCCGATTTTCCCTTTACCTATTTCATAAGCAAACTGGTTATTCCGTTCCAAGGTCGGGAAGAGTATAGGTAAGGACATAAACAGAAAGAAGGAGCAGCTTATGCACAAAGCAGACAGCAGACAGAATAATCCCGACAAATCCATGTGGATCAGCCTTTTCGGAGTACTCGTAATTATTGCAGGGGTCATTATAACCAATCTTACAATGCGTTAACTGCCTAACAGGTCGACATCCAATCGACCTGTTTTTAGTACGTACTCCAAATTCTTTCTACTTCCGAGTCCTCGTCCTTAATTCGAACAACATACACATCCGGATTCGTCAGTGTCTGCCAGTGCTCAAAACCGAATCGCTCATCGTAACTCATTACTAACAGCGCCATTAAATTGCCGTGCGTCACAAGAACTGTCCGCGAACCGTCACGAAGTTCATCCACAACATCACAGACCCTTGAAATCGCTTCATTCGAAGACTCTCCGCCCTCATATTTTAAATGGAGATCCAAAAATGTATCTTCCAGCTTTATCAACCAATCCTCGAAATCTCTCGAACTTAGTACACGCTCTCCAAGCCGACTATCCACCTCTACATGTAGCTTCTTACGCTCCGCTAAAGGCCAGCCCGTCTGACGCGCACGAGAAAATGGACTTGTAATAATCCGATCCACTTCGATATCTTCGAAAAACTCTACAAGCTTTCCCGCCTGCAATATCCCTTTTGCGGTCAATTCCACTTCGGGCGCCTGCCCTTCTGCCGAACAATGACGCACAATGTAAATAACTTTTTCCATACCCGATTCACCCCATTCTTTTTAATAACCAGGCATACAACCCATTCACAAAATAGCTATAGTCATCCCTAGTACTCTTTTTCCCTGCTATACTCCAAAGAAAACATCTAATTTTTCTGACACCTTAAAATTATCAAGCACAAGCGTTGAATTGCAAGCATCATTTCAAACCGCAAATTACCTATCTGATATGAATAAAAAAAGTAGTAAAACGCCTATCTCAATGAAGAGTAGAGTATTTACTACATTTTTTCGCTATGCAAGTTAAATTTAAGCACTTGCCATTAGTTTCGATTTTTTTTGATGTACTAACAACTGAACCGCATTACCAGCGTCACACGTTATTTTTTCTCCCTAGGCAAGCGCTAATGCTAATCTTGAATTAGGCCTCTTACCATCTGAAATAAGACTATTTATACGCTCTATGAGCTCGGGAAGTTCACGCATCGTTAGAATCGTAAAGTCCGCACCATTTTGCATAAAGGAATTTTCTGTTTTAGAGATTGCAGTTTCTTTATCAGCTTCTGACAAACGCGTAAATCCGTCTAAATCCTGTCCCATTTCAGAGCTTCCTATAATGACGCCAACTGACCAAACACCCGCATTAACGCCCTCTTTAATATCTGAAACCGTATCGCCTACTTTTACTACCTTCCATGATGCCGATAGTTTAAGTTGCTCCATATTCCGATAAATCATATAAGGGTACGGTCTTCCAATCGAATTTGTGTCATCAGGGGTCACAAAGACGTCTGGGTAATACCCCTTCTCCAACGCATTCGGAACTACGACATCCATCATTGTATTTGTATAGCCCGTTGTCGATCCAATTTTCAATCCTCGACCTCTTAATACGTCCATTGTTTCTATAACTCCGGGAATTGGATCCGTGTACGCTGACAATGAAGCCATCAATGCAGGCACAAATTTCGCATACAAATTCTCTACATCTTGTTCGTTAAATAATCTCCCATACTTTTCTTCCCATAATACTGCTATTCTAGGCATGTACAACATAGCGCGAATATGATCAATTTTCAGCATCCCCATTGGCTCTCTTGCTTCTCCCATTGTCACGTCAATACCAGCATCTTTAAAGATATCAACAAATACATTTACAGGTGCAAAACAGCCAAAATCTACTGTTGTCCCAGCCCAATCCAATATGACGCCTTCTACTTTATTCATTTTGCCACCACTTTCATATACTCTTCTACACCAACACATAATTCCTCTATATCTTCTTCATAGATTTCACCTATATTGCCAATGCGGAAAGTATCTATGTTCGTCAGCTTACCTGGATAAATGACATAACCTCTGTCTTTGATAAACGAATAGAATGCTTCAAAGTCGAACTGTTCATTTGGAAAAAGGAAAGTTGTAATAATGGGCGATTGTTTGTCAGCTGTGATATAGGCATGTATATTTATTTTTTCAAATCGCTCTCTTAACAAGCGATTATTATGCTGATACCGGGAAAATCTAGCTGGGATACCGCCTTCTTCAACTAATTCTTCCAACGCTTTTGCGAATGCAGCTACTACATGCGTTGGGGATGTATAACGCCATTTCCCATCCTTGTTCATCTCTTTCCACTGATCATATAAATCCAGCGACAAACTACGTGCATTGCCTTCACATGCGACAAGCTTCTCAATTTTTGCGATGACAAATCCAAACCCAGGGACCCCTTGAATGCATTTATTTGCGCTACTAATTAAATAATCAATTTCAAGTTCAGCTACATTGATCTCCATCCCACCAAAGCTACTCATAGCATCAATGATTAGTGTTTTCCCTTGTTCCTTCGCTAAGTTCGAAATCATCTCAATCGGATTTAAAATACCTGTCGTTGTTTCACAATGAACCATTGCGATATGCGTAATTTCTTGATCGTCTATTAAAATACGTCTTATCTCGTCTTCCTTCGGATAGTCATTGTATGCCACACTATATTCTACGTAATTAAGTCCAATATACTGAGCCATTTTCACAATACGTTCGCCATAAGCACCATTCGTTACAATCAGCACTTTATCGTCTCTTGAAACGGCAGTCGTCAGTACCGATTCAACGACAAACGAACCACTTCCTTGCATAAGTACAGTCGTATATTCCTCTTTTGTAGCACATGCGAATTCAAGAAGCTGGGATCTGATTTTTTGTGTAATTTCTTTATAGTCTTGCTCCCATGTGCAACGATCAAGCAGCATTTCCTGTTTTACCGTACTTGTAGTTGTCAACGGGCCAGGCGTTAGTAGTTTATAAGTATTCATATTCTTTCACTCTCCCTAATTTTAATTAGCTGATTTAAAGAATTCTCGATGCTGCTGTAAGAGTTCAACGGTTAATGGTTGTTCAAATTGCATCGCATGAGCCGGTTTGTTCACATCCATCACTCTTTCACCTTCGTAAAGCGCAACCGGATAATGTGTCAGCAACTCTTTTCGAGCATTTTTCGTAATTATTTCGGCCATGACCATTGCTAAACTTGTTGTTGCATCGTCTTTATTCACAACCGCAATTGATTCTGTAAGAGAAAAGTTACCTTCAATTGGATCGACATACTCAATCGGTAAGCCCGATTCTTTAGCCATTACTGCCTGGTAACGCAAACCAAAACCAGCAGCCACTTCGCCAGCTTGGACTTTCTTAATAGGACCTGAACCTGAACTTTCAAGATGTGGACCCGTATTGGCTATTAAATCTTGGAGAACCGCTTTCCCATCTTGTTCCCCATATTCGCTAACAATCGCTTGGACTAGCAACCAACCCGTTGAAGAGTCCATAATATTTGGAATCGACACCAAACCCTTAAACTCAGGTTTCGCCAAATCTTTCAGGGAAGTTGGCATCGCCAAACCCTTTTGCTTGAATACTTCTGTATTAACAAAAATGGACCCTGTATTGCCTAAAATCGGTGCATAATAGGGCAAATTTTGTTCTAACGCATTTGTACTAAACGTTAAGTCCTTAAACATGGCATGTTGTTTTTGAGCACTTTCGATGAAATAAGAACTCATCGCCACAACATCTGCTTCGATTTTATCGCCCTCTGCCATCAGTTTCCCGCCTAATTCGGAAGTTCCTAAAGATTGAAGCACATATTCCCCTTCATATCCCGCATCATTCAATGCATTTTCCATAGCCCCAGAGGCCGCTTCATCCCCATTTGTATAAATAACAACCTGTCCTTCATCGGCATTGCCACTGTTACGCCCCGCCCATATAAACACTAAACTTAAAGCAATTAGCGACAATACGATTACCTTCATCTTTTTCACTATAATATCCCCCTCATGATTGTTTGAATGGTCTTTTTTGAAAGTGATCACAAAGCAACTTGACGGCTAGATTTGTAAAGAAGATGAGTAGAGATAAAATGAATACTTCATTGAATTTACCGAAATGCTGTAGTTCTTTAATTTTGTTAGCTACCAATGACGTTTGTGCTGTGACTAAAAAGATGATCCCGCTAATCGTCACCATGGCATTGATAAAGTAATAGCTAAACATTTCAATAACCGTCGATGCGGAGTTTGGAAGAATTACCCGATAGATGGTTTTTAACCAGCTATCCCCCAATAACTCTCCAGTCGTTTCCCAAGTCGGATTCATTTTGGATAAAGCGTTTTTAGCCATTAAATAGGGTGTTGTAAAGAAATGGACAATGTTACAGAGAACGATAATTAGAAAGGTTCCTTTCAAACTACTACCGTTAAATAATAGTAAATATGATAAACCTAACACCATGCCTGGTATCGTATTGGTCATCATCGACACGATATCAATAGATGATCTCCATTTCACAGTCGTACGAGTATTTAACACTGCTGAACAATACGCGACTAACGTACCAAACACTGCCGTCAATAGCGCAACAAACAATGAATTTTTATAGACAGTTAGTAGATTATTCGATTGGAATGTGTCCATAAAATGTTTAAAAGTAAATGTGAAATCATAAGGATAACTGTTTACAAATGGTGCAATGAACATGACAGCAAACACTGAAAGCATTGCTAGTAACACGGCTAATGATATAATCCCAAAGCCTGTGTCCCTCCCCTTATGCGGAGCCAACTCTGTGTCGGTAAACTTGTCATAATGAAAATTAAGTTTTTCGAGGTAGTTTAAAAGTAAAACAGCAAACACAGCCGGGATTAACATGATAACCGCTATAGCTGCACCATTATTAAAATCTGGGATGGAACCAAGCATAACTTGGTATAACTGAGTCGCTACAACAGAATAAGTCCCACCGATTGAAGCTGGTATGCCGAAATCAGTAAAGCTTAAAATGAAAGAAAGTACAAAAGCGCCACCCAAAGTCCCCACTAATGGACGGACTATAGTGTTCTTAAAACTCTTTAGCACCCCGTCACCCATCAGCTTTGAAACGACGATAAACTTCTTGTCAACATACTTGAAGGCGTTATTAATCAGAAGAAAGGCAGCTGGTAACGTATAAATCACATAGCCTATCAGTAAACCGTTAAATCCGTAAATATCAACTAAGTTTCGGCCGACAATCTTGGTAATTAACCCTTGGTTTCCAAATGAGTAGATAATTGAAAATCCATATGTAATGGTAGGCAGCAACATCGGAATAAGAATCCCTATTTTAATCGCACTTTTTAACGGCCTGTAGATCCTTGTACAATTGACGGCATAAGCCAGAATAAATGCCAAAACCGTTGTAATCACAGCAGCAAGGCCGGAAACTTTAACGCTGTTACCAACGGACTCTAGCAATTCTTTATCCGATAAAACGGTTAGGTAATTCGAGAAATTGAACCCCTCACTTGTTTCAAAAGAACGAACTAACAACATACCAAGAGGTACTACTAGAAATGTGATGAATAACAAGATGATTGGGATGTAAATAACGCGCATCGCCGGTTTTACATTAGGCATAGTGTTCACCAAATAAGTTATAGATGTTTAGCCTCTTAATCTGTAATTGTTTTAGAATAAACTCTTTTACGAAATCAGTAGTAGGCTGGTTGATAATTTCAGTAGGCGTACCAAATTGAGAAATACTACCGTCATTGATAATTAAAACTTTGTCCGACAACGTTAATGCCTCTTCTGGGTCATGCGTCACAATAATCGTCGTCAACTTAAATTCTCTGGCTATGGATTTAATGCGCTGCTTAATCGATTCCTTTATGACACCGTCTAACGCACTCAACGGTTCATCCAATAATAATATTTTCGGCTTCATGACGAGCGTTCTTGCAATAGATACCCGCTGTTTCTGACCACCCGATAATTCCCCGATTTTCTTTGTTAAATGCGGTTTTAATTCCAAAAAGTCAATGTACTCTTGAATTTCCTCTTCAGATACTAGCCCCTTGTTATTTTTCAAACCATAGACAATATTTTCGTATGCATTTAGATTAGGAAAAAGCGCATAATCTTGAAATACGATATTAAATCCACGATCCTTCATCGCTACGTTACTCAAATCCCTATCATTAAAAATAATTTTTCCGTGATCCATACTCGTTAACCCTAAAATAATATGTAATAAAGTCGTTTTACCACTACCACTCGGACCTAGTAGTGAAACAATCTCCCCTGGCTCAATCTCAAGATTTATGCCATCTAGAACTAACTTATCATCGAATAGCTTGCTAATATTTTGTAATTTCAGCAAACCGTACACCTCCTTTACTACAACTTTAGTATAGGAGCCTTATGTAAATTTAAATTGTGATTCGTGTAAATTATTTGTAAATACTTTATTTTTTCACTACTTTTTTTGACAAATTGGTACACTTTTACAGCAAAAAAATGCCTGCGCAGCAACCATCATGAACATGTAAACATTCACGACAGGTTGCTGTACAGGCACCCAACATTATTTATTCATCTGAGCAAGAAAATCACCTAAAGGATCATCTTCCTCTTCTTCTACAGGCGTGTTTTCCGGCTCTTTTAACTGTTCCCAATCAAAGTTATCCAGATCATCATCCGTATCAGCGTTTATCAAGAAATCTTCTGTCTCCAGGTCTTCCGCAGCAGCCGTTTCTTCCTGAAGATATAAGGCTGCATCTACATCTATTGCATTACTATTAAGTGATGCAAAGAGGGCCGATGTGCGGATTGGATCGGACATCAACTGATATACGATACTTCCGAGTAGCGCCTCAGAATGTTCATGCTTCAACCAATCGCGTTGCGCTTTAGTTAAACCTTTTGGAAGCGCAATCGTAATAGCCTCTCTATGTTTTACTAGAGAATCATTCACGCCTTCTATCACGAACTCTGCAATTTTGCTGGAAAAGTTTCTTCTTTCAACTTCTTTTAACTTTTGTAACTCCCTTAAGGTATGGTCAGATGTATCGGAAGGAAGGCGAAACGTAATAGGCTGACCCCTTTTCAATCCTGTTTCACTCATGACTTATCACCTTACTTTGTTTTAACGAACTTTTCTTCTTCTTTATTTTTTGCTTTTTGACTTTTTCTAGCAAAATCTGAAATTAATTTGTAATAAGCGTTAGCCATCATCCAAACGCTTTCTTTTTCATCCTCAAAGAAATCAATGTTATAGCCATCTAAGCTATTATTTAGCGTTTTAAGATAATCTTTAAGGACGATAGAGCCTCCGCCGATGAAATAGCAAATCTCAGATTGCGAGTTTCTTTGCCATACATTCCGTAAATGACGGTATTGCTTTTTCGCTAAATCCAAGAGAATCCGGTCTACAATATCATGCACGCTTGTCCGGCTTCCTTTTACCATGATATGATTACGGTTATTTTTCTTCGTAATAATATCCACAACATCTAAACGACTGTCCAACTCTACGCCATGTCTAGCATAAATTTCTTCCCGAATCGCATCAAGAGACTCTGACACGCCTAAGTTGAAGCCTTGTGCCTTATCGTCATCGACTTTACGATTTCTAATAACTGCAACATCCGTTGATAACCCACCGATGTCTTGTATCAAGATTTGTTTATCGATTAATTCTTTATTAATGATATTTAAATTATTATCCATTACAAGGTTGATAAACGCAGCAAAGCCTTCCGGATAAACCTTTACTTCATCAAATTTAATGTTTACTTTTATACCTTGATATTTAGGTGTAACCAAAAACTCTACTTGGTGAACTGAGCTAAGCAATTGGGAACGATAACCCACGTCTTTCCCTTCTTTTACTTCTCTTAGAGGAAGTCCTGTTCCAAGTATATACGTAGCTTCAATTACATTGTTATTACGTTTAAAAATACCTTTATTTTCGTCACGGGCTGCATCTAATGCCAGTGCCGCAAACAACATCACCAAGGTTTGATCTTCCTCAGACTTGTTACTTCCTTGGTCTAGCTCAGTTGAACTACCACTTTTCGTCGCTAAATTACCAACACGATAAATAGCGTTGTTATCTTTTAATGTTGGAGAGTGTAAACGAATATGAATGCCATCAGTAGGATCTT contains:
- a CDS encoding DUF3238 domain-containing protein, with amino-acid sequence MKKSFEIQTVLHKADLIYFTWNDVGGTYNVYKDGHHLYEGTVSEFSDGDFKHAKLYNYVIERVEEGIVVEVIALQTSAFAEQKNKESPLQSLVMTTIVAKTQIALSWEEIKDVVEYDVYRNGKHLATVVDNRYIDRDFSLDEIYTYTIESKRSLAKSGERFNVFQSVVSTIFGMLNPVSSKEAATIERFSVTKAIAKPKELLKPVQDRVRPPNVDRWAFRYMTFLKDDWVLNPNILSRNRYFKGDDRGFDSNGASYRTRVDVELAYDLERSPLTFTRDVGQSLVCDTLKRFRKQATASHDGITLKRTNHGKEEAGFHLMHAVGNPLTTAPDINYEVRAVMRRDGTFDMGGYHDQAPHHEIYLMRGDVNDWVSIHQAESKGLAWMSEVIAWQYWRISNFE
- the thiE gene encoding thiamine phosphate synthase, with the translated sequence MDKQTVNLYFIMGTVNLAGRDPLHVLEEALKGGVTSFQLREKGHGALTGAELKTFARACQQLCEQNSVPFIVNDDIELAIEMGADGIHIGQEDGYISVVRDKVGPDMLIGVSAHNVKEAMAAADAGADYIGLGPVYETQTKTDMHPVIGIDTIREVASLLPGLPIVAIGGISERRAGAVIKAGASGVAVISAISEEKDPGEAASRLKGAVLLSLTGIEM
- a CDS encoding histidine phosphatase family protein, which gives rise to MEKVIYIVRHCSAEGQAPEVELTAKGILQAGKLVEFFEDIEVDRIITSPFSRARQTGWPLAERKKLHVEVDSRLGERVLSSRDFEDWLIKLEDTFLDLHLKYEGGESSNEAISRVCDVVDELRDGSRTVLVTHGNLMALLVMSYDERFGFEHWQTLTNPDVYVVRIKDEDSEVERIWSTY
- the phnX gene encoding phosphonoacetaldehyde hydrolase, giving the protein MNKVEGVILDWAGTTVDFGCFAPVNVFVDIFKDAGIDVTMGEAREPMGMLKIDHIRAMLYMPRIAVLWEEKYGRLFNEQDVENLYAKFVPALMASLSAYTDPIPGVIETMDVLRGRGLKIGSTTGYTNTMMDVVVPNALEKGYYPDVFVTPDDTNSIGRPYPYMIYRNMEQLKLSASWKVVKVGDTVSDIKEGVNAGVWSVGVIIGSSEMGQDLDGFTRLSEADKETAISKTENSFMQNGADFTILTMRELPELIERINSLISDGKRPNSRLALALA
- the phnW gene encoding 2-aminoethylphosphonate--pyruvate transaminase, which produces MNTYKLLTPGPLTTTSTVKQEMLLDRCTWEQDYKEITQKIRSQLLEFACATKEEYTTVLMQGSGSFVVESVLTTAVSRDDKVLIVTNGAYGERIVKMAQYIGLNYVEYSVAYNDYPKEDEIRRILIDDQEITHIAMVHCETTTGILNPIEMISNLAKEQGKTLIIDAMSSFGGMEINVAELEIDYLISSANKCIQGVPGFGFVIAKIEKLVACEGNARSLSLDLYDQWKEMNKDGKWRYTSPTHVVAAFAKALEELVEEGGIPARFSRYQHNNRLLRERFEKINIHAYITADKQSPIITTFLFPNEQFDFEAFYSFIKDRGYVIYPGKLTNIDTFRIGNIGEIYEEDIEELCVGVEEYMKVVAK
- a CDS encoding extracellular solute-binding protein, with amino-acid sequence MKVIVLSLIALSLVFIWAGRNSGNADEGQVVIYTNGDEAASGAMENALNDAGYEGEYVLQSLGTSELGGKLMAEGDKIEADVVAMSSYFIESAQKQHAMFKDLTFSTNALEQNLPYYAPILGNTGSIFVNTEVFKQKGLAMPTSLKDLAKPEFKGLVSIPNIMDSSTGWLLVQAIVSEYGEQDGKAVLQDLIANTGPHLESSGSGPIKKVQAGEVAAGFGLRYQAVMAKESGLPIEYVDPIEGNFSLTESIAVVNKDDATTSLAMVMAEIITKNARKELLTHYPVALYEGERVMDVNKPAHAMQFEQPLTVELLQQHREFFKSAN
- a CDS encoding ABC transporter permease subunit; its protein translation is MPNVKPAMRVIYIPIILLFITFLVVPLGMLLVRSFETSEGFNFSNYLTVLSDKELLESVGNSVKVSGLAAVITTVLAFILAYAVNCTRIYRPLKSAIKIGILIPMLLPTITYGFSIIYSFGNQGLITKIVGRNLVDIYGFNGLLIGYVIYTLPAAFLLINNAFKYVDKKFIVVSKLMGDGVLKSFKNTIVRPLVGTLGGAFVLSFILSFTDFGIPASIGGTYSVVATQLYQVMLGSIPDFNNGAAIAVIMLIPAVFAVLLLNYLEKLNFHYDKFTDTELAPHKGRDTGFGIISLAVLLAMLSVFAVMFIAPFVNSYPYDFTFTFKHFMDTFQSNNLLTVYKNSLFVALLTAVFGTLVAYCSAVLNTRTTVKWRSSIDIVSMMTNTIPGMVLGLSYLLLFNGSSLKGTFLIIVLCNIVHFFTTPYLMAKNALSKMNPTWETTGELLGDSWLKTIYRVILPNSASTVIEMFSYYFINAMVTISGIIFLVTAQTSLVANKIKELQHFGKFNEVFILSLLIFFTNLAVKLLCDHFQKRPFKQS
- a CDS encoding ABC transporter ATP-binding protein, yielding MLKLQNISKLFDDKLVLDGINLEIEPGEIVSLLGPSGSGKTTLLHIILGLTSMDHGKIIFNDRDLSNVAMKDRGFNIVFQDYALFPNLNAYENIVYGLKNNKGLVSEEEIQEYIDFLELKPHLTKKIGELSGGQKQRVSIARTLVMKPKILLLDEPLSALDGVIKESIKQRIKSIAREFKLTTIIVTHDPEEALTLSDKVLIINDGSISQFGTPTEIINQPTTDFVKEFILKQLQIKRLNIYNLFGEHYA
- a CDS encoding ParM/StbA family protein translates to MTEARIAAIDVGNDSLKAIFGKLEAELNIPNVIAQDVADRPIIGIEELDNQDPTDGIHIRLHSPTLKDNNAIYRVGNLATKSGSSTELDQGSNKSEEDQTLVMLFAALALDAARDENKGIFKRNNNVIEATYILGTGLPLREVKEGKDVGYRSQLLSSVHQVEFLVTPKYQGIKVNIKFDEVKVYPEGFAAFINLVMDNNLNIINKELIDKQILIQDIGGLSTDVAVIRNRKVDDDKAQGFNLGVSESLDAIREEIYARHGVELDSRLDVVDIITKKNNRNHIMVKGSRTSVHDIVDRILLDLAKKQYRHLRNVWQRNSQSEICYFIGGGSIVLKDYLKTLNNSLDGYNIDFFEDEKESVWMMANAYYKLISDFARKSQKAKNKEEEKFVKTK